The region TGTAATGAGAATATAAAAGCATATAAAATAGGAGAACACAGACATCAACCAGAAATTGAAGAAATTTTAAATAAATTTGGTAATAAAAATTATAAAGTTGTTTTTGTTCCTCATCTTGCTTCATATAATCAAGGAATTTTATCAACAATCTATGTGGAATTGAAGGAAAAAATAAGTTCTGAAGATATTCAAAATCTTTATATTGACTTTTATAAAAATGAACCATTTGTCAGGATCATGAATTATGGAGTAAGTGCCTCTGTTAAAAATGTTTTTGATACAAATTTCTGTGATATAGGGATAAAAATTGTTGATGAGAAAAATCTTGTTATAACTTCAGCAATAGATAATCTTGTAAAAGGTGCAAGTGGTCAGGCAGTCCAGAATATGAATATTATTTTTGGTTTTAAAGAGACAATTCCATTCATTTAACCCCAATTTTATGGTAAAATTTTTATGAGATGAACGGATATAGAAAAATAATTGTCAATGACATAAATTTAGAAGCAAAAGGAATTATTAATGAACTATTTTCTTTATTCCCACAAACAGATATGTTTTGTCAATTTCAAAATGGGTATCTTATTATTTTCTTAAGGGAACTGGATTTTTTCTTCTTCAAAAATGTGGTTTTTGAATATATTCAAAAATTTCCAAAACATCAAAAAATTTTGCAGAAAATTTTATATAGTATTGAAAATATTAAAAGTTATGGTTTGAAGGGTTTTAAAAGATTATATGTTGGTTATAACAAAGAAAGAAAAGTAAAAAATAGAACAATTAAGGAAATGGAAAGAGGAAAGTATTTTTATGCTCGAGAGCATAATTTCTC is a window of bacterium DNA encoding:
- a CDS encoding site-specific DNA-methyltransferase, producing the protein MNGYRKIIVNDINLEAKGIINELFSLFPQTDMFCQFQNGYLIIFLRELDFFFFKNVVFEYIQKFPKHQKILQKILYSIENIKSYGLKGFKRLYVGYNKERKVKNRTIKEMERGKYFYAREHNFSKKNNQLPQKFVNKIIVGDSEIILKEFPDNCIDLIFTSPPYNFGLEYETHKDGINWEDYFHKLFTIFEECI